Proteins co-encoded in one Capsicum annuum cultivar UCD-10X-F1 unplaced genomic scaffold, UCD10Xv1.1 ctg71132, whole genome shotgun sequence genomic window:
- the LOC124894186 gene encoding uncharacterized protein LOC124894186 codes for IKFHLGVLDLDVALYSEKSTAITEASSDKEKSNYKHWNRSNRLGLMFMRMNNAGNIKTTLPKTESAKELLKLMEESSQTVDKSLARTLMGTVITMKFDGSHTMHEHVIEITNIAARLKSLGLEVEQNFLVQFIINSLPSEYSPFQMNYNTMR; via the coding sequence ATCAAATTCCATCTTGGggttttagatcttgatgttgCACTTTACTCTGAAAAGTCAACTGCTATTACTGAAGCTAGCAGTGATAAAGAAAAGTCCAATTATAAGCACTGGAATCGTTCTAACAGATTAGGCTTAATGTTCATGCGAATGAATAATGCGGGCAACATTAAGACTACTCTTCCCAAAACTGAAAGTGCAAAAGAGCTTCTAAAACTTATGGAAGAGTCTTCTCAAACTGTTGATAAGTCTCTTGCTAGGACACTAATGGGTACTGTGATCACcatgaagtttgatggttcacatactatgcatgagcatgTCATTGAAATAACAAACATAGCAGCGAGACTTAAGTCTTTGGGATTGGAAGTGGAACAAAATTTTCTTGTGCAGTTCATCATCAACTCATTACCGTCTGAGTATAgtcctttccaaatgaactacaaCACCATGAGATAA